The Nocardioides sp. S-1144 genome includes a region encoding these proteins:
- a CDS encoding VWA domain-containing protein, translating into MRIPAPAPLFALASPGWLWLLVPVVLLAVFYGVQQARRSRYAVRFATLPMLERLVPRQPAWRRHVPAALLLLAFVGLAVAASRPQVDEQVPRERATVIVTVDVSLSMEATDVDPNRLTAARAAATAFVEGLPDGFNVGVVAFAGSATVLAQASPDHEAAIEALGRLELDRGTAIGDGVLTSLAQIEAIGDSAGTDADGEPVPAHVVLLSDGTNTVGSTVEMAVGAAQEAGVPVSTIAYGTPEGTVTVDGQLVPVPVDQPSLDALAEATGGTGYAAETADELDEVYDDIQSSIGFRTEPRDVTPFFVAGSLLVALLAAAFSLRWFARLP; encoded by the coding sequence ATGAGGATCCCGGCTCCCGCGCCGCTGTTCGCCCTGGCCTCCCCGGGGTGGCTCTGGCTGCTCGTCCCGGTGGTGCTGCTCGCCGTCTTCTACGGCGTCCAGCAGGCCCGGCGCAGCCGCTACGCCGTCCGGTTCGCGACCCTGCCGATGCTCGAGCGCCTGGTGCCGAGACAACCGGCCTGGCGCCGGCACGTGCCGGCGGCGCTGCTGCTGCTCGCCTTCGTCGGGCTCGCCGTGGCGGCGTCGCGCCCGCAGGTCGACGAGCAGGTGCCGCGCGAGCGGGCCACGGTCATCGTGACCGTCGACGTGTCGCTGTCGATGGAGGCCACCGACGTCGACCCCAACCGGCTCACCGCGGCCCGCGCGGCCGCCACGGCGTTCGTCGAGGGACTGCCCGACGGCTTCAACGTCGGCGTGGTCGCCTTCGCCGGCTCCGCGACCGTCCTGGCCCAGGCCTCCCCCGACCACGAGGCCGCGATCGAGGCCCTCGGCCGGCTCGAGCTCGACCGCGGGACCGCGATCGGCGACGGCGTCCTCACCTCGCTCGCCCAGATCGAGGCGATCGGCGACAGCGCCGGCACCGACGCCGACGGCGAACCGGTCCCGGCGCACGTCGTCCTGCTCAGCGACGGGACCAACACCGTCGGCAGCACCGTCGAGATGGCGGTGGGCGCCGCGCAGGAGGCGGGCGTGCCGGTCTCGACGATCGCCTACGGCACGCCGGAGGGCACCGTCACCGTCGACGGCCAGCTCGTGCCGGTGCCGGTCGACCAGCCCTCGCTCGACGCCCTCGCCGAGGCCACCGGCGGCACCGGGTACGCCGCCGAGACCGCCGACGAGCTCGACGAGGTCTACGACGACATCCAGTCCTCGATCGGGTTCCGCACCGAGCCCCGCGACGTCACCCCGTTCTTCGTGGCCGGTTCGCTGCTGGTCGCGCTGCTGGCGGCGGCGTTCTCGCTGCGCTGGTTCGCGCGGCTGCCCTGA
- a CDS encoding AAA family ATPase codes for MSAEQEREVADASATLERALIEVKKVVVGQDAMVERMIIGLLARGHILLEGVPGVAKTLAVRTLADVVGGSFARLQFTPDLMPGDITGTRVWRASSETFDVELGPVFANLVLADEINRAPAKVQSALLEAMAEKQVSIAGTSHRLPDPFLVLATQNPVESEGVYRLPEAQRDRFLLKVDVPYPSGQEEFTILHRMSVKPPRAEAVLDPVEVIRLQGVADGLFVHHSVASYLVNLTIATRSPERYGLAHLREVIELGVSPRASLGMLAAGRALALLRGRSYVLPADIAEVASDVMSHRMLLSFDAVADGADPRAIVREVVAAVPQPTVASREDPDAGHTAALAAQGQSS; via the coding sequence ATGTCGGCTGAACAGGAGCGCGAGGTCGCGGACGCGTCCGCCACCCTCGAGAGGGCTCTGATCGAGGTCAAGAAGGTCGTCGTCGGTCAGGACGCGATGGTCGAGCGGATGATCATCGGGCTCCTCGCCCGGGGCCACATCCTGCTGGAGGGGGTGCCCGGCGTCGCCAAGACGCTCGCGGTGCGCACCCTGGCCGACGTCGTCGGCGGCTCGTTCGCCCGCCTGCAGTTCACCCCCGACCTGATGCCGGGCGACATCACCGGCACCCGCGTCTGGCGGGCCAGCAGCGAGACCTTCGACGTCGAGCTCGGCCCGGTCTTCGCCAACCTGGTGCTCGCCGACGAGATCAACCGCGCGCCGGCCAAGGTGCAGTCGGCGCTGCTCGAGGCGATGGCCGAGAAGCAGGTCTCGATCGCCGGCACCAGCCACCGGCTGCCCGACCCGTTCCTCGTGCTCGCCACCCAGAACCCCGTCGAGTCCGAGGGCGTCTACCGGCTCCCCGAGGCCCAGCGCGACCGGTTCCTGCTCAAGGTCGACGTGCCCTACCCGAGCGGGCAGGAGGAGTTCACCATCCTGCACCGGATGTCGGTGAAGCCCCCGCGGGCCGAGGCGGTCCTCGACCCGGTCGAGGTGATCCGGCTGCAGGGCGTGGCCGACGGGCTGTTCGTGCACCACTCCGTCGCCTCCTACCTGGTGAACCTCACCATCGCCACCCGCTCCCCCGAGCGCTACGGGCTGGCCCACCTGCGCGAGGTCATCGAGCTCGGGGTCAGCCCGCGCGCCTCGCTGGGCATGCTCGCCGCCGGCCGCGCGCTGGCGCTCCTGCGCGGCCGCTCCTACGTGCTGCCCGCCGACATCGCCGAGGTCGCCTCCGACGTGATGAGCCACCGGATGCTGCTCTCGTTCGACGCCGTCGCCGACGGCGCCGACCCGCGCGCCATCGTGCGCGAGGTGGTCGCCGCGGTGCCGCAGCCGACCGTCGCCTCCCGCGAGGACCCGGACGCCGGCCACACGGCGGCGTTGGCCGCGCAGGGCCAGTCGTCGTGA
- the tmk gene encoding dTMP kinase, which translates to MLPASRPVYADHGVFVCFEGGEGSGKSTQSRRLATWLRAAGHDVLLTFEPGDTPVGADLRRIVLSPETGALGDRTEVLLYAADKAEHVETVVRPALARGGVVITDRYVDSTLAYQGAGRALDVAEVEAVARWATGDLRPHLTVVLDLEPEAGLARFEGRDRIEAESLEFHQRVRAAFPRMAAADPDHYLVLDARADVDEIEAAVRAAVTPLLPPRAT; encoded by the coding sequence GTGCTGCCCGCGTCCCGGCCCGTGTACGCCGACCACGGCGTCTTCGTCTGCTTCGAGGGCGGCGAGGGCTCCGGCAAGTCGACGCAGTCGCGGCGGCTCGCGACCTGGCTCCGCGCCGCGGGGCACGACGTCCTGCTCACCTTCGAGCCCGGAGACACCCCCGTCGGCGCGGACCTCCGGCGGATCGTGCTGAGCCCGGAGACCGGCGCGCTGGGCGACCGCACCGAGGTGCTCCTGTACGCCGCCGACAAGGCCGAGCACGTCGAGACCGTCGTCCGGCCCGCGCTGGCCCGCGGCGGCGTCGTCATCACCGACCGCTACGTCGACTCGACGCTGGCCTACCAGGGTGCCGGCCGCGCCCTCGACGTCGCCGAGGTCGAGGCCGTCGCGCGCTGGGCCACCGGCGACCTGCGCCCGCACCTGACCGTCGTCCTCGACCTCGAGCCGGAGGCCGGGCTGGCCCGCTTCGAGGGCCGCGACCGGATCGAGGCGGAGTCGCTGGAGTTCCACCAGCGGGTGCGCGCGGCGTTCCCGAGGATGGCCGCCGCCGACCCCGACCACTACCTCGTGCTCGACGCCCGCGCCGACGTCGACGAGATCGAGGCCGCCGTCCGGGCCGCGGTGACGCCGCTGCTGCCCCCGCGGGCGACCTGA
- the topA gene encoding type I DNA topoisomerase produces the protein MAHKLVIVESPAKARTIGGYLGDGYVVESSIGHIRDLPNNAADTPAKIKDKSWGRLAVDVEDGFTPYYVVPRDKKSHISKLKGLLKDADELFLATDEDREGEAIAWHLLDELKPKKDVTVKRMVFHEITKQAILDAAANPRDIAMDLVEAQETRRILDRLYGYEVSPVLWKKVMSGLSAGRVQSVATRLVVDRERQRMAFRAASYWDLEGTFDAGSKHDQRMFPARVHSLDGTRVASGSNFGQDGLLKAGADVVHLDRARAQSLVSALADTTYDVRSVESKPYRRSPYAPFRTTTLQQEASRKLGMSASVTMSVAQRLYENGFITYMRTDSTTLSGGAVEAARSQVRELYGAEYVPDVPRTYTSKVKNAQEAHEAIRPAGESFRTPAQTGLTGDQFRLYELIWMRTVASQMKDAVGQSVSVRIGGAAATGEDVVFSASGRVITFHGFLKAYVEGTDDGGAKDDQETRLPALVEGDAVSAASLSANGHETKPPSRFTEATLIKELEEREIGRPSTYASIIGTILNRGYVYKKGTALVPAWLAFSVIRLMEDHFPRQVSYEFTAAMETVLDEIARGEKDRVTELGEFYYGSDSVQGLHTLVTELGDIDARENATFPVGDADSGIFLRVGKYGPYLEGPDDDGNPLGRRANVPDDLPPDELTLDKAKELLANPAGEEIALGRHPVTGLEVVAKNGRYGPYVTELLPEDAKKSDKPRTGSLFKSMSLDTVTLDDAVKLLSLPRVVGVAPPAEGAEGEAAEGEEITAQNGRYGPYLKKGTDSRSLTSEEQLFTVTLDEALAIYAQPKQRGRAAAAPPLKELGNDPVSGQPVVVKSGRFGEYVTDGEYNATLRKDDSVDAITLERAAELLADRRERGPAKGAKKGAKKAPAKKSTAKKTAAKKTTTTKAAAKKTTAKKTTAKKA, from the coding sequence GTGGCACACAAGCTGGTGATCGTCGAGTCCCCCGCGAAGGCCCGCACGATCGGCGGGTACCTCGGGGACGGCTACGTCGTCGAGTCGTCGATCGGGCACATCCGCGACCTCCCCAACAACGCCGCGGACACCCCGGCGAAGATCAAGGACAAGTCGTGGGGCCGGCTGGCGGTCGACGTCGAGGACGGGTTCACCCCCTACTACGTCGTGCCGCGGGACAAGAAGTCGCACATCAGCAAGCTCAAGGGCCTGCTCAAGGACGCCGACGAGCTCTTCCTGGCCACCGACGAGGACCGCGAGGGCGAGGCGATCGCCTGGCACCTGCTCGACGAGCTGAAGCCGAAGAAGGACGTCACCGTCAAGCGGATGGTCTTCCACGAGATCACCAAGCAGGCGATCCTCGACGCCGCCGCCAACCCGCGCGACATCGCGATGGACCTCGTCGAGGCCCAGGAGACCCGCCGCATCCTCGACCGTCTCTACGGCTACGAGGTCAGCCCCGTGCTGTGGAAGAAGGTCATGTCGGGCCTGTCGGCCGGGCGCGTGCAGTCGGTGGCCACCCGCCTCGTCGTCGACCGCGAGCGGCAGCGGATGGCGTTCCGCGCCGCGTCCTACTGGGACCTCGAGGGCACCTTCGACGCCGGCAGCAAGCACGACCAGCGGATGTTCCCCGCCCGGGTGCACAGCCTCGACGGCACCCGCGTCGCCTCGGGCTCGAACTTCGGCCAGGACGGCCTGCTCAAGGCCGGCGCGGACGTCGTCCACCTCGACCGCGCGCGGGCCCAGTCGCTGGTCAGCGCGCTGGCCGACACCACCTACGACGTCCGCTCGGTGGAGTCGAAGCCCTACCGCCGCTCGCCGTACGCGCCCTTCCGCACCACCACGCTGCAGCAGGAGGCCAGCCGCAAGCTCGGCATGAGCGCCTCGGTGACGATGTCGGTGGCGCAGCGGCTCTACGAGAACGGCTTCATCACCTACATGCGCACCGACTCCACCACGTTGTCGGGCGGTGCGGTCGAGGCCGCCCGCTCGCAGGTGCGGGAGCTGTACGGCGCCGAGTACGTCCCCGACGTGCCGCGCACCTACACGAGCAAGGTCAAGAACGCCCAGGAGGCGCACGAGGCGATCCGTCCGGCCGGCGAGTCGTTCCGCACGCCGGCGCAGACCGGCCTGACCGGCGACCAGTTCCGGCTCTACGAGCTGATCTGGATGCGCACCGTCGCCTCGCAGATGAAGGACGCCGTCGGCCAGTCCGTCTCGGTCCGCATCGGCGGCGCGGCCGCCACCGGTGAGGACGTCGTCTTCTCGGCGTCGGGTCGCGTGATCACCTTCCACGGCTTCCTCAAGGCCTACGTCGAGGGCACCGACGACGGCGGCGCGAAGGACGACCAGGAGACCCGGCTCCCCGCGCTCGTCGAGGGCGACGCCGTCTCCGCCGCGTCGTTGAGCGCCAACGGCCACGAGACCAAGCCGCCGTCGCGCTTCACCGAGGCCACGCTGATCAAGGAGCTCGAGGAGCGCGAGATCGGGCGACCCTCGACCTACGCCTCGATCATCGGCACCATCCTCAACCGCGGCTACGTCTACAAGAAGGGCACCGCGCTGGTGCCGGCCTGGCTGGCGTTCTCGGTGATCCGGCTGATGGAGGACCACTTCCCGCGCCAGGTCTCCTACGAGTTCACCGCCGCGATGGAGACGGTGCTCGACGAGATCGCCCGGGGCGAGAAGGACCGCGTCACCGAGCTCGGCGAGTTCTACTACGGCTCCGACTCCGTGCAGGGCCTGCACACCCTCGTCACCGAGCTCGGCGACATCGACGCCCGCGAGAACGCCACCTTCCCCGTCGGTGACGCCGACTCCGGGATCTTCCTGCGCGTCGGGAAGTACGGCCCCTACCTCGAGGGCCCCGACGACGACGGCAACCCGCTCGGCCGGCGCGCCAACGTGCCCGACGACCTGCCGCCCGACGAGCTCACCCTCGACAAGGCCAAGGAGCTGCTGGCCAACCCCGCCGGCGAGGAGATCGCACTCGGCCGGCACCCGGTCACCGGCCTCGAGGTGGTCGCCAAGAACGGCCGCTACGGCCCCTACGTCACCGAGCTGCTGCCCGAGGACGCCAAGAAGAGCGACAAGCCGCGCACCGGCTCGCTGTTCAAGTCGATGTCGCTCGACACCGTCACCCTCGACGACGCCGTCAAGCTGCTCTCGCTGCCGCGCGTGGTCGGCGTCGCGCCGCCCGCCGAGGGGGCCGAGGGCGAGGCCGCCGAGGGCGAGGAGATCACGGCCCAGAACGGCCGCTACGGCCCCTACCTCAAGAAGGGCACCGACTCCCGTTCGCTCACCAGCGAGGAGCAGCTGTTCACCGTCACCCTCGACGAGGCGCTGGCGATCTACGCCCAGCCCAAGCAGCGCGGCCGCGCCGCCGCGGCGCCCCCGCTCAAGGAGCTCGGCAACGACCCGGTCTCGGGTCAGCCGGTCGTGGTGAAGTCGGGCCGGTTCGGGGAGTACGTCACCGACGGCGAGTACAACGCGACCCTCCGCAAGGACGACTCCGTCGACGCGATCACCCTCGAGCGGGCCGCCGAGCTGCTCGCCGACCGGCGCGAGCGCGGTCCGGCGAAGGGGGCGAAGAAGGGCGCGAAGAAGGCGCCGGCCAAGAAGAGCACCGCGAAGAAGACCGCCGCCAAGAAGACGACGACCACGAAGGCCGCCGCCAAGAAGACCACGGCGAAGAAGACCACGGCCAAGAAGGCCTAG
- a CDS encoding DUF2510 domain-containing protein, with amino-acid sequence MATPGWYPDPAGQAGMFRYWDGSTWGDDVSDSPQGSAPDPADGGPGQPPATPPPTSRFEEPTQYPGSSAAPGSQPGSQPGGQPPGGYQSYGQQPPAPGGYGQGGYGQQPGGQQGYGQQPYGAQQGYGQGYGQDYGQQGYGQQGWNPGATPGGTGGSGGPGRGRTVGLVLLAVVLVAVLGVGTFLGVRAVTGDDGDNGGDEASDTGSPDPTSDATTDPTEDPTEDPTEDPTEDPAEDPGDPFAADAAEPTSEQCTGGDPASGATGATGGAMTGGGLTLPVPPEFDATQDQSAAFTFARGVFAPSRPIEVNEAAATGWVAVYALGGLPRANGFETPGQAAGVVLQCMAASSTFYTGFSGGTLVDSAETTVDGAPAWAMTAEIRIDNPDLEVEGDVARVVIVDTGDPETFGMFVSVVPIGDTTLIAQQDDFTRSARPPVGARGPPRRHDVRHHALP; translated from the coding sequence GTGGCGACTCCAGGGTGGTACCCCGATCCGGCCGGTCAGGCGGGCATGTTCCGGTACTGGGACGGCTCCACCTGGGGCGACGACGTGAGCGACAGCCCGCAGGGCTCGGCGCCCGACCCCGCCGACGGCGGCCCCGGCCAGCCGCCGGCGACGCCGCCCCCGACCAGCCGCTTCGAGGAGCCGACGCAGTACCCCGGGTCGTCGGCCGCCCCCGGCAGCCAGCCCGGCAGCCAGCCCGGTGGCCAGCCGCCGGGGGGCTACCAGTCCTACGGCCAGCAGCCGCCCGCCCCGGGCGGGTACGGGCAGGGCGGCTACGGGCAGCAGCCCGGCGGCCAGCAGGGCTACGGCCAGCAGCCCTACGGCGCCCAGCAGGGCTACGGACAGGGCTACGGACAGGACTATGGCCAGCAGGGGTACGGCCAGCAGGGCTGGAACCCCGGTGCGACGCCGGGCGGGACCGGAGGATCGGGCGGACCGGGCAGGGGCCGGACGGTCGGCCTGGTGCTGCTCGCGGTCGTGCTGGTCGCGGTGCTCGGGGTCGGCACGTTCCTCGGCGTCCGCGCCGTCACCGGTGACGACGGCGACAACGGCGGCGACGAGGCCTCCGACACCGGCTCGCCCGACCCGACCAGCGACGCGACGACCGACCCGACCGAGGACCCGACCGAGGACCCCACCGAGGACCCGACCGAGGACCCTGCGGAGGACCCCGGCGACCCGTTCGCGGCCGACGCCGCCGAGCCGACGTCCGAGCAGTGCACGGGCGGTGACCCGGCGTCCGGGGCGACCGGGGCGACCGGCGGCGCGATGACCGGCGGCGGCCTCACCCTGCCGGTGCCGCCCGAGTTCGACGCCACGCAGGACCAGTCGGCGGCCTTCACCTTCGCCCGCGGCGTCTTCGCCCCGAGCCGGCCGATCGAGGTCAACGAGGCCGCCGCGACCGGGTGGGTCGCGGTGTACGCGCTCGGCGGCCTGCCGCGGGCCAACGGCTTCGAGACCCCGGGCCAGGCGGCCGGGGTCGTGCTGCAGTGCATGGCGGCCTCCTCGACCTTCTACACCGGCTTCAGCGGCGGCACGCTCGTCGACTCCGCGGAGACCACCGTCGACGGCGCGCCCGCGTGGGCGATGACCGCGGAGATCCGCATCGACAACCCCGACCTCGAGGTCGAGGGCGACGTCGCCCGGGTGGTCATCGTCGACACCGGCGACCCGGAGACGTTCGGGATGTTCGTCAGCGTGGTCCCGATCGGCGACACCACGCTCATCGCCCAGCAGGACGACTTCACCCGGTCAGCTCGCCCTCCAGTAGGGGCCCGCGGACCGCCGCGGCGACACGACGTTCGCCACCACGCGCTACCGTGA
- a CDS encoding alpha/beta hydrolase, which yields MNKQVVWVVAVIAVLVLGVGSGLTAALLVGDGGDGSSDGGGERDRGAAPETSSLGPAGAVPAGLEEFYGQQLAWEGCGSNQCATLTVPLAYAEPGGETIGIALERTLARDPDNRVGSLVVNPGGPGAPGTTMAENADGYFTASLLERVDVVAFDPRGTGDSAPVDCLSDADLDAFVAQDPTPDDAAERQEFAASEEEFFAGCVAGSDGVAAHVSTVEAARDMDVLRSVLGEEQLSYLGFSYGTTLGSTYAELFPGNVGRFVLDGATDPTLDFRDNALSQAAGFQTALDAYLDDCVAGEGCFLGASREEAQGTISDLFASIEEQPLPTSGDRDLQIGNAFYGVAYPLYSRESWFLLDQGLQEALDGDGTTLLALSDLYGSRNASGGYDDNSLEAFYAINCLDDPTSASAEEIPAEYPAFDAASPTFGRFFAWGLAGCLGIQDEAAEPTPTIRAAGAAPIVVVGTTRDPATPYEEAVALAEQLESGVLLTRDGDGHTGYNKGNSCIDDAVEGYLLDGDVPADDTRC from the coding sequence ATGAACAAGCAGGTCGTGTGGGTCGTGGCGGTCATCGCCGTCCTCGTGCTCGGCGTGGGCAGCGGGCTGACCGCGGCGCTCCTCGTCGGCGACGGCGGTGACGGGAGCAGCGACGGCGGCGGTGAGCGCGACCGGGGCGCGGCGCCGGAGACCTCCTCCCTCGGCCCGGCGGGCGCGGTGCCGGCCGGCCTCGAGGAGTTCTACGGCCAGCAGCTCGCGTGGGAGGGCTGCGGTTCCAACCAGTGCGCCACCCTCACCGTGCCGCTGGCCTACGCCGAGCCCGGCGGGGAGACCATCGGCATCGCCCTCGAGCGCACGCTGGCCCGCGACCCCGACAACCGCGTCGGCTCGCTCGTGGTCAACCCCGGGGGCCCCGGTGCCCCCGGCACGACGATGGCCGAGAACGCCGACGGCTACTTCACCGCCAGCCTCCTCGAGCGGGTCGACGTCGTGGCCTTCGACCCCCGCGGAACCGGTGACTCCGCGCCGGTCGACTGCCTCTCCGACGCCGACCTCGACGCGTTCGTCGCCCAGGACCCCACGCCCGACGACGCCGCCGAGCGGCAGGAGTTCGCGGCGAGCGAGGAGGAGTTCTTCGCCGGCTGCGTGGCCGGCTCCGACGGGGTCGCGGCGCACGTCTCGACCGTCGAGGCCGCCCGCGACATGGACGTGCTGCGCTCGGTCCTCGGCGAGGAGCAGCTGAGCTACCTCGGCTTCTCCTACGGCACCACCCTCGGCTCCACCTACGCCGAGCTCTTCCCGGGCAACGTCGGCCGTTTCGTGCTCGACGGCGCCACCGACCCGACGCTCGACTTCCGCGACAACGCCCTGAGCCAGGCCGCGGGGTTCCAGACCGCGCTCGACGCCTACCTCGACGACTGCGTCGCCGGCGAGGGCTGCTTCCTCGGGGCCAGCCGCGAGGAGGCGCAGGGCACCATCAGCGACCTCTTCGCCTCGATCGAGGAACAGCCGCTGCCGACCTCGGGCGACCGCGACCTCCAGATCGGCAACGCCTTCTACGGCGTCGCCTACCCGCTGTACAGCCGGGAGAGCTGGTTCCTCCTCGACCAGGGGCTCCAGGAGGCGCTCGACGGCGACGGCACGACCCTGCTGGCGCTCTCCGACCTCTACGGCTCCCGCAACGCGAGCGGCGGCTACGACGACAACAGCCTCGAGGCCTTCTACGCGATCAACTGCCTCGACGACCCCACGTCGGCCTCGGCCGAGGAGATCCCCGCCGAGTACCCCGCCTTCGACGCGGCCTCGCCGACCTTCGGCCGGTTCTTCGCGTGGGGCCTGGCCGGGTGCCTCGGCATCCAGGACGAGGCCGCCGAGCCCACGCCGACCATCCGCGCCGCCGGTGCCGCCCCGATCGTCGTCGTCGGCACCACGCGCGACCCGGCGACGCCCTACGAGGAGGCGGTGGCGCTCGCCGAGCAGCTCGAGAGCGGCGTCCTGCTCACCCGCGACGGCGACGGGCACACCGGCTACAACAAGGGCAACAGCTGCATCGACGACGCCGTCGAGGGCTACCTGCTCGACGGCGACGTCCCGGCCGACGACACCCGCTGCTGA
- a CDS encoding DNA polymerase III subunit delta': MTQSAVETEPATGVWAGLVGQDRAVGVLRPAVAGHGMTHSWLFTGPPGSGRSNLAVAFAAALQCEQGGCGECHACRTALAGTHADVDVVRTQKLSIGIDEVRDLVRRSALAPAGRRWQVIIVEDADRLTEPAANALLKTIEEPNGRTVWMLCAPTVEDVLPTIRSRCRQLTLATPSPAAVAAHLVRHDGVSEALASYAARASQGHIGRARALALDEATRERRRTVVSYPTSLTSLGACMRAATELAAVAKEEADAITGDLDAREKADLDVQYGVVERGRRPREYSPALSALDKSQKTRAKRRVIDVVDRGLMDLVSVYRDAVALALGAPGELVNAEIRADVEEVVRTSTPELNLRRIGWIFEARQQMVEFNVPVALALESMMVALKVPSS; this comes from the coding sequence GTGACCCAGTCCGCCGTCGAGACCGAACCCGCGACCGGGGTGTGGGCCGGCCTGGTCGGGCAGGACCGCGCGGTCGGCGTGCTCCGCCCGGCGGTGGCCGGGCACGGGATGACGCACTCGTGGCTGTTCACCGGGCCCCCGGGGTCGGGGCGCTCCAACCTCGCGGTCGCGTTCGCGGCCGCGCTCCAGTGCGAGCAGGGCGGCTGCGGCGAGTGCCACGCGTGCCGCACCGCGCTGGCCGGCACCCACGCCGACGTCGACGTCGTCCGCACCCAGAAGCTCTCGATCGGCATCGACGAGGTGCGCGACCTGGTGCGCCGCTCCGCGCTCGCCCCGGCCGGCCGGCGCTGGCAGGTCATCATCGTCGAGGACGCCGACCGGCTCACCGAGCCGGCCGCCAACGCGCTGCTCAAGACCATCGAGGAGCCCAACGGCCGCACGGTCTGGATGCTCTGCGCCCCGACCGTCGAGGACGTCCTGCCGACGATCCGGTCGCGCTGCCGCCAGCTCACCCTGGCCACCCCCAGCCCGGCCGCGGTCGCGGCCCACCTCGTGCGGCACGACGGCGTCAGCGAGGCCCTCGCCTCCTACGCCGCCCGCGCCAGCCAGGGCCACATCGGCCGGGCCCGCGCGCTCGCCCTCGACGAGGCCACCCGCGAGCGCCGCCGCACCGTGGTCTCCTACCCGACGTCGCTCACCAGCCTCGGCGCGTGCATGCGCGCGGCCACCGAGCTCGCCGCCGTCGCCAAGGAGGAGGCCGACGCGATCACCGGCGACCTCGATGCCCGGGAGAAGGCCGACCTCGACGTCCAGTACGGCGTCGTCGAGCGCGGACGGCGTCCGCGCGAGTACAGCCCGGCGCTGTCGGCCCTCGACAAGTCGCAGAAGACCCGGGCCAAGCGCCGGGTCATCGACGTGGTCGACCGCGGCCTGATGGACCTGGTGTCGGTCTACCGCGACGCCGTGGCGCTCGCGCTGGGTGCGCCGGGCGAGCTGGTCAACGCCGAGATCCGTGCCGACGTCGAGGAGGTCGTGCGCACCTCGACGCCCGAGCTGAACCTGCGCCGGATCGGGTGGATCTTCGAGGCGCGCCAGCAGATGGTCGAGTTCAACGTCCCGGTCGCCCTGGCGCTGGAGTCGATGATGGTGGCGCTCAAGGTGCCGAGCTCGTGA
- a CDS encoding DUF58 domain-containing protein → MTTAPGPVPLGTASPEAVFDALDLAVRRRLPGRLHGDKRGLRLGPGSDPEEVVRYRPGEDDVRRIDWNVTARSGEAHVWRPVAEHELEAWVLVDDTASMAFGTVHLEKRQVADGVTAAVALLTQGPGNRLGTAHLAADGLTWAQPLPSRAAAHRALRRHRATAAVGSGGSVDVGLARAVRTFATRHPRPGVRVVVTDFVEPDGRMERPFAWETPLRRLAAVHETLVVEVVDPRELELPDVGAVTLEDPETGRRREIFTSDRRLRARYAAATAAHRAATADAVRAARAGHVLLRTDRDWVRDLARFVNGRPMRRVTA, encoded by the coding sequence GTGACGACTGCTCCCGGGCCGGTGCCGCTCGGCACCGCGTCACCGGAGGCGGTCTTCGACGCCCTCGACCTCGCCGTGCGCCGCCGGCTCCCCGGACGGCTGCACGGCGACAAGCGCGGCCTGCGCCTGGGGCCGGGCTCGGACCCCGAGGAGGTCGTGCGCTACCGGCCCGGTGAGGACGACGTCCGCCGCATCGACTGGAACGTCACCGCCCGCTCCGGCGAGGCGCACGTGTGGCGCCCGGTCGCCGAGCACGAGCTCGAGGCGTGGGTGCTCGTCGACGACACCGCCAGCATGGCCTTCGGCACCGTCCACCTCGAGAAGCGGCAGGTCGCCGACGGCGTCACCGCCGCGGTCGCGCTCCTCACCCAGGGCCCGGGCAACCGGCTCGGCACCGCCCACCTGGCCGCCGACGGGCTCACCTGGGCCCAGCCGCTCCCCTCGCGCGCGGCCGCGCACCGCGCGCTGCGCCGGCACCGCGCCACCGCGGCCGTCGGCAGCGGCGGCTCGGTCGACGTCGGCCTCGCCCGGGCCGTCCGCACCTTCGCCACCCGCCACCCGCGCCCCGGCGTCCGCGTCGTGGTCACCGACTTCGTCGAGCCCGACGGCCGGATGGAGCGGCCCTTCGCGTGGGAGACGCCGCTGCGACGGCTGGCCGCGGTCCACGAGACGCTCGTGGTCGAGGTCGTGGATCCCCGCGAGCTCGAGCTGCCCGACGTCGGCGCGGTCACCCTCGAGGACCCCGAGACCGGACGCCGCCGCGAGATCTTCACCTCCGACCGCCGGCTCCGCGCCCGCTACGCCGCCGCCACGGCGGCCCACCGCGCCGCCACCGCGGACGCCGTCCGCGCCGCCCGGGCCGGCCACGTGCTGCTGCGCACCGACCGCGACTGGGTGCGCGACCTCGCCCGGTTCGTCAACGGCCGCCCGATGCGCCGGGTAACGGCATGA